Below is a window of Halarcobacter anaerophilus DNA.
AAGAGACAAAAGGCAGAAAAATCATAGCTATCGAAGGTGTTTACTCTATGGGCGGAGATTTGGCACCAAAAGAGATTTTTGATATAGCCGACAAAAATAATGCTCTTTTAATAGTAGATGAAGCACACTCTTCGGGAGTCTTAGGAGAAAATCTTTTAGGGATTTTTGATTTTTACAAAATAAAACCAAAAGCAAACCATATAAAAATGGGAACTCTAGGTAAAGCTTACGGAAGTTACGGTGCTTATATTTTAGGAAGTTCAAATATTATTGAGTTTTTGCTGAATAGAGCAAAAGCCGTTATCTACACAACTGCTCCTTCTCTTTTTGATACTGCATTGGGTTTGGAATCTTTAAAATTTATCGTAAAAAACAAGAAAGAGATTAAAAATAAAATCAAAGCAAATTTACAAGTAATAAATGATATTTTAGGTATAACTTCTGATAGTTTAATTATACCTATTAATATAGCGGATAATAAAAAAGTTATTCAGATACAAAAAACTTTGAAACAAAAAGGTTTTTTAGTTGGTGCCATAAGACAACCTACGGTAAAAAGTGCCATAATCCGTCTTATTGCAAAAATAGATATAGAGCCTGAAACATTAAAAGAGGCTTGTAAAATTATAAAGGAGTTAAAGTGAGCAAACTTTTAATTTTGATGATATTTACACTCTTTAGTTTTGCAAACGATAAATTTATAAATATGAAGAGTTGCGAATCTTTGAAACTGTCAAGATTTACTACTTTAATATCTTGTCATAATATTGACTATCTAGTTGAATATAAACTTCAAGATGATGAAGAAAAAGATAATATAAAAAAAATCACGGCAATAACAGTAAACGACCAAAAAATTATTAAAACTACAGGAAAAGTTAAATGATCTTGACCCGATTGATAAAAGGCAATGAAAATTTTAGAAAGAAAAACTACAAAGCCTTGGAATCTGAGTTAAAAGATTTGGTAAAACACGGACAAAAACCTGAAGTAATGTTTATAGGTTGTTCCGACAGCAGAGTAACTCCGGATTTAATGCTTGGAACAAAACCCGGAGATATGTTTATTTTAAGAAATGTCGGAAATTTTGTTCCCCCTTTTAAACATGATGAAGATTTCCACGGAAGTGCAGCTGCAATCGAATATGCCATTGCCGTTTTAAAAGTAAAACATATTATTATTTGCGGACACTCACATTGCGGAGCCTGTAAAAGCCTTTATGAAGATATTCCCGATAACGGTTCTTTTGTCCATATAAAAACCTGGCTTACGCTAGGAGCAAAAGCAAAAGAGACAACACTTAAAAATAATAATTTCAAAACCGAAGAGGAGATGTATAGAGCAACGGAGAGAAACTCTATTAGACATCAATTAGATAATCTTCTAACATATCCTGAAGTTGAAAAACTATATAAAAAAGGTGAACTTCAAGTTCATGGATGGTATTATAATATAGAAACAGCACAGCTTGATTATTATGATAAAGAAGATGACAAATTTAAACCACTAAACGAGATGACCTATGAGCCAAGAAAAAGTTGAAGTTAGAAAATTACCTAAAAAAAGTATTATTATAATTATCATTATGTCGATAATTATAGTAGCAGGATTTATGTTTGAAGTTTTTATGCAAAAATTAAAAATGGAAGAGGTTTTAGCAGATCTCGGGCATAAAAATATTTCAGGAATAAAAGTCGTAAATAAAATGAATGTTGAAGATGAAGTAACAAAAGTTAGAAGTACAGTCTATAAAGTCGTATTCTATGATAAAGATTTACAAAAAAAATGTATAGGTTTTATTAATAGAAGCAACCACGGAAAATATAGCAAAGATGTTGATTGTAAATAAAGAGATAAAATGAGTATACTAGAAAAATTTGAAAAAAAAGAAAATTATAGTTTAGAAGAAGCGGTTAAACTCTATGATTTGGAGCTTTTTGAACTTGCCCAACTTGCAAATAAAATCAGAGAAGAAAAACATGGCAAAAAGACCTATTTTAATATAAACAGACATATAAACCCCACAAATATCTGTAAAGATGTTTGTCAATTTTGTGCTTACAGTGCAAGTAGAAAAAATCCCCATCAATACACAATGAGCCATGAAGAGATTATGGATGTTGTAGAAAACTCTTCAAAACATGGAATAAAAGAAGTACACATTGTTTCAGCTCATAATCCAAATACGGGATTGCAGTGGTATTTAGATATATTTAGAAAAATAAAAGATAAATTCCCGCATATTCACGTAAAAGCTTTAACAGCGGCAGAAATTCACTTTTTGGCAACACAATATAACTTAAGTTATGAGCAAATTATTGAGAAAATGATTGAAAGTGGTGTTGATTCTATGCCAGGAGGAGGAGCTGAAATCTTCGACGAAATTGTTAGAAAAAGAATTTGCGGAGGAAAAGTAACTTCAGATCAATGGATCGAAATTCACAGACTTTGGCATAAAGCAGGACACCAAAGCAATGCAACAATGCTTTTTGGACATGTAGAAAATAGAGAACATAGAATCGATCATATGTTAAGACTTAGAAAACTCCAAGAAGAAACAGGCGGATTTAATGCTTTTATTCCATTGGTTTATCAAAAAGAGAATAACTATCTAAAAGTAAAAGATTTTCTAACAGGTCAAGAGATTTTAAAAACAATGGCAATATCAAGAATCTTGCTTGACAATATTCCAAATATAAAAGCATATTGGGTAACATCAACTACAAAACTTGCTCTCCTAGCTCAAGAATTTGGAGCAAACGATTT
It encodes the following:
- a CDS encoding aminotransferase class I/II-fold pyridoxal phosphate-dependent enzyme, which produces MYSKELNSIKKSNRLRTREIFDDNIIDLASNDYLGLANNKELFENAYKRVLKEKYHSPKASMLVNGYSKVHKDFEDKLKQENGFEDAIIVGSGFLANVSMIEALVRKGDTLFIDEDYHASGMFATRVLNKDQVVIFKHNNTKDLEEKIKNKETKGRKIIAIEGVYSMGGDLAPKEIFDIADKNNALLIVDEAHSSGVLGENLLGIFDFYKIKPKANHIKMGTLGKAYGSYGAYILGSSNIIEFLLNRAKAVIYTTAPSLFDTALGLESLKFIVKNKKEIKNKIKANLQVINDILGITSDSLIIPINIADNKKVIQIQKTLKQKGFLVGAIRQPTVKSAIIRLIAKIDIEPETLKEACKIIKELK
- a CDS encoding carbonic anhydrase, with amino-acid sequence MILTRLIKGNENFRKKNYKALESELKDLVKHGQKPEVMFIGCSDSRVTPDLMLGTKPGDMFILRNVGNFVPPFKHDEDFHGSAAAIEYAIAVLKVKHIIICGHSHCGACKSLYEDIPDNGSFVHIKTWLTLGAKAKETTLKNNNFKTEEEMYRATERNSIRHQLDNLLTYPEVEKLYKKGELQVHGWYYNIETAQLDYYDKEDDKFKPLNEMTYEPRKS
- the mqnE gene encoding aminofutalosine synthase MqnE → MSILEKFEKKENYSLEEAVKLYDLELFELAQLANKIREEKHGKKTYFNINRHINPTNICKDVCQFCAYSASRKNPHQYTMSHEEIMDVVENSSKHGIKEVHIVSAHNPNTGLQWYLDIFRKIKDKFPHIHVKALTAAEIHFLATQYNLSYEQIIEKMIESGVDSMPGGGAEIFDEIVRKRICGGKVTSDQWIEIHRLWHKAGHQSNATMLFGHVENREHRIDHMLRLRKLQEETGGFNAFIPLVYQKENNYLKVKDFLTGQEILKTMAISRILLDNIPNIKAYWVTSTTKLALLAQEFGANDLDGTIEKESIQSAAGAKSANGIALQNFVDLIRNSGFIPVERDSVYNEIKVW